GATTTGTTTGGTTTGGGAATGGGGAATTTTTGGAACCCTGAGTCTGGATTTCCCTGTGCTGGTCAAGGGAGAGAGATTGTTTGGGGGACCAGGCCCCAGAAGAGGCTTCCAGGTGTGCCCAGGCTCAGGGCAGGCTTTGGCCTTGGCCACAGCAGCAGGACACCGCACTCTGGCCAGTATGCACTCTTATGCCTGAGGGTGGGAAGTACTACACAGCCTGGCCGAGAGGCCTACTCATGACAGTGAAGGGAGCCCTAGACCATCCAGGGTCAAGTTAAAAACAGAATCCCATGCAAGAGAGAACATGCCACCCCCATTCCCAGTCCCTCTCACTCGCTTCAGAGAAACAAACACCTTCCTTCCCTGAAAGAGGGCCTGGAAGGGTTCCATTTACTCTGTGTCCCTCCCTCAAATGCCAATCCCATTTATCTCTGAGGTCGGACAGGCCCAGCTCCTCTCAAGAGAGAGATGGCACTTGGGGCAGTGCTCCGAGGGAATATGCTTTCAGCCTCCTCAGCAGCAAAGGTTTTTCTAATCAGCTCTAATGTGGCAGTAGCACGAGAAATGGTCACAAACATCAGCCCTGGCTtgcttccccccactcactcATCCTGGGCCTCCACTCCTGACTCTGACCAGCCTCCTCCCATCCTGAGGAACCAAGCCAACCTTCAGCATCACAGGACAGCAGGCGGCTCAACAGTTTACATGGGGCCTGGTAACCTCtggtctttcatttaaaaaaaaaaaaaaaatttaagacaacCAGgggacttctttcttttttggaggcAGAAGATgcaaaaggagggaggagggacaacaggaaagaaaaatcgATCTACAATCCAGTGGTACATCCCAAATTTCTGTCACTCTGCGCAGGTGGTTCCATGCCCCCATTCCAAAGTGCACGGGCCTCTCGGTCTGTCCAGGCTGTGTGGGCCTGTCAGAGGAACAGCAGCTTGGCCTCTGCCCGCCCCAGGTCACTGAGCTTCAGTTTGAAGTGGCAGCAATGGGCTTATCCAGTTCAAGGTCAATGCTGGAGCTTGTGGGATGAAGGCTGCTATAGCAAGACTTGCACACTCGACTGGGTTCAAAGAGCTGCTGGCTGGGAACTGGAACCTTCTGATTACAACAACTGGAGCAGAACACATTCCCACAATTCCTTGAgatgggaagaagaaaacaaaacacagttagTTTCGGTCGCAGGTATTGTGTGAGGAAACCAACTTCAGAAGACAGAACTTGGTTGTGGTAATTCGAATGTGCTGGAGACTCCTCCAAGACTGAGCTGTTTCATTTTCTAGCCCAGGAAaagccagggtgggggtgggggtgaggggtggggggcaggaagtcCCTGCCTAGTATAGCTGCACAGCACTGTGACTTTAGGGCCAAGGACACCTGGCTGTCTCACCATATGGCTCAAGGTTACAGGTGCACAGGGGGGATGCTGCTCAAGAGAGATCCAGGAGAACAAAAGGGCCCCACGCAGCAGTAGGTTCTAGAACACTGGCTAAGTCCTGGCCCAAAAAACCCAGTGAGCCATACCCACTTGGGCAATGGCCTCTGTGTAGCTCGTGGTCACAGAGAGACCAGAGTCCAATGGAACTACCTCCGAGCCCTTTAGAGAAGACCAAACTACCTAGCCAaactggggtggggtgaggagccTTGTCCAACAGGCTACATCCCCAGAGGCTCGGAGGCAGCAACATGAAGAACAGACTGCTGCCATCTAGGACTGCCCTGCTGCCAGCATGCAAAGCCAGAAGACAAGCAACACATGCTCAAGGTGAAAGGACAAGAGAGCACAGATGAACACACGTGCACAAACACCCCCCCTTATTAGATAGGTGTCAGTCAATTACAGctcactcccctgcccccatgcaTTTACCAGGAACTATCAGAGCTCCACCCGAAGGCCAGACTGTACTCAGGCCCCAGGGCTCCCCTCTCTTCCACTTGAAAGCCCAGCTCTGACGTGTCCATGAAGCAAAGGTGCCCACAACCAAACAACTGTCCTTTAGAGCTAAGAGGAAAAGGAACTGGTAGAGAAGTTTCCGCTCACCTTACAACCCCACTCTGCTAGGCCCCGAAGTACAATTCAATCTCAATAAACCCAAGAATGGGAGACTTCAAGGAGCCTGACATAGCCCACCAAAGACGTGGGGAAAGCAGCTGAAGGGAAATGCTCCCCCTTAGCCAGCATCACTCACTACCTTTTCATTTATGCTCCTCAGAATAtaaacccacagaatgtaaaCTAAGGACCACCTGGGCACAGAGGAGAGAATACTAAATACCCTCTGGggaccaaacaacaacaacaacaacaacaagacccACAAAAGGAAAGGCTAGACATGGGTCAATGGAAggacagaactaaaacaaacacacataacTTCATCTTCTAGAACGCAGTAAGAACCTCATGTTTCAGAAAAGCATGAATCAGCAAGAACCTGTGGTTTCACAGGAAAATTACCTAAATGTATTTCTgaacatatgcatttatttaatatacCTGCTGGAGTTCATCTTGATATGAATCTGACCAACTAAGCTTTCCTATCTGGCTTTTTTCAGGGGATCCTGACAGACCCCAAGTGGAACGCTCCACTAAAGTCTTCCCTGATAAAACAGTTCTCTGGAAAGACCACCTCTGTTCAGTCCTggtctctttgtttaaaaaaaaaaaaaaaaaaaattggagcagCAATGCTGTCTGACTCAGATATCATGAAGCATCATTCTAGGATCCCACTGAATGACTAACCCAAAGAAAATAGCTCTGAAAACCCAACTGGCTCTGCCCCAAGAGCAGCCCCTGCTGAAGCCCAGCTTCTAAGTCACAAGCAGGACGGCTCCGCTGACCTGTGTGGCCAGGAGGGGAGCACATGGCTGCAGTCTGACTCAACCCTAACTGTCTCCCCAGTTGGCTGCTCTGGTTACCCCCCAAgcccacctgcctgcctgcctgcctgcctgtgctcccagccccaggcttcATCCCAGTGAGTGCAGAGAGGGGGAAATGGCAGCGTTAGTGTGAAGTTATTGTAGATGTGCAGACATCACAGACAGGTTGTTGCAAATGCTCACCACGTTTGATCAACACGGTCAGTGTCCCtgcaaggaggggagagagagctcAGAGGAGAAGCCAACCAAAGACATACGGGCTTGAGGTGCATGGTAGGGAGATAAACGATCCTGAAGCATCATTACTAGACAAAGAGGTGGTTCCATTTCTACCTGGGTTCTCTCCTATGGATGAGCTATGTCAGGATTCAGATAAACTTCCTACCCCATGAACACTGCACAGTCAGTCACCACCCTTGTTGGGGCAAAGCATTCCTAGCAGCTAACTACCCCAACCAAGAAGAAAGAAGTCGGGAGCCTTAAGGATTGAAGACTATGTCTCCTCAGCTGTCCCTACCAGTCCCCACAGCTACGTCTCCTCACTACTACCACAAGACAAGTTTGGGGTCAGGGAGCAGGATAAGGAGTAGGAAAATGAAGTTCCCTGCCCACAGCAGGAAAATTTTTCTTGCTCAGGGCAGCCATGTTGAATGGGAAGAACTGGAATACGTAATGGTAGTCTGGGTGGCGGCTGTTGCTCTGCTAATCCaggaagcaaaacagaacaaaaggggACAtcatttgcacattttaaaatttagtcatGATCACTCTGAattggaaaaaaaccaaaacaacaaatgCAAAAACCAATTTCAGAGGCACAAAAGATGAGCTGGAGTCCTGTAGACCCCAGGTTCTGCCTCAGAGGGGACACTGCCAGCCAGACGCCTGCATCTCTCCAAGGTGCAAGCTCTGTGGGTCAAACCTCAGCCTCCAAACCctggcccaccccacccccaccacacacccaAACGGCACCTGCAGTGGTGCTTCCTGCTGGCGAGCCAGAAGGCGCTGTCACACGCATAGCAGTGGGCAGCCAGATGGTCAGGTAGCCAACGGGTCATCTGTAAAACAGGTGGGGCCAGGTTAGTGACTGGAGATGGGCCATCGAGCTGGAGCCAGCAGAGCCATGCTGGGGGCAGCAAGAGTCACAAGGACCATACTGGCTCCAGCGGCACCAGCCCAGCAGGCTGATGTCAGCAGTACAAGAAAGGCGTCCAAATCGTTTCCCTAGCGGGGACTCCAAACTCCCCTGAGATAAAGTATCAGGGTGGCAGCACCCTGGGTCACCGTAAGACTGGGCAAGGATCCAGTTCAGAGAGGCAAGGAGGAGAGAGGACCAGACTGCTGGGTCTCCCTGACTCAGAAATTCTTGGCTCGATGGGGATTCACAGAGGCTCAAGGCTAAGTGTGCTATGAGGTTATTCCTTGGCCAGGGGCACgggacagggatgggggtggagaaGAACCGTAAAACAGTTGCATGGACGGTACTCAGAACAGGGGCTGAGCCTGTACCTCCGTGTCCTGTTTATCCACCTGCTCCCAGCTGGCTTCAGAGAAAATCTCTGTGCTGCAGCGAGACAAACAGTTCTGATCCAGATTGCTTTCCGAGTCGGGGATTGAAGTCTGTTGGCAAACAAACAGAGCTGAACAGAATGAACCTGGCTCCTCCCAGAAGAAAGGGCTTAGTAAAGAAGGGAGCACTGGGGACTTCGGGTGGGCCTGAGTATTAAGGGCTGCCAAATCTGTTGGCACCTCAGCCATCAAGAAATGGGTTGAGCAGGTGCAGAGACAGGGCTAAACTCAGGTGGAAGAGAGATGCACAGGTCTAAGGCTGTGTGCAGTGACTGCAGGGGAAGGATAGGCCTTGGGATCCAGGAAGTGACCGGGGTGGCGTGTGAACTCTGAGTCAGCTGCTCCAGTGAGTCTGTTACTCCAACCCTGCCACTTACATCTGTGTGTTGAAACTGAGTGCTTTGGGCATGTCCTCCTTTCTCTGAAGGACTCTTTGGGAAAATGAGAAACCATCATTAGTATGAAGGAAATACTGAGAAGTCAGTTTGAATTGAAAGTCATTGGATGAGCCCGCCTTTAGTGTACGCTGACTGCTTCAGAGCCAGGCTCCCTCCTGTACTTGAACGTATCAAGTCAGACCCAGCCTGTGAGGAGAGCACCTCCCTGAGAGCCTCCCTTCACGTAGCCACCACCCCCCACTTCCAGTCACCAGGCACCATCAGTGCTAACTCCTCCACAGTGCCAGAAACCAATTCCGTCTCCCCATTTCTACTGCTATCACCTGCCACATGGCAAGTACAAACATTTGTTAATTAAACTacagctgaggggagggggaggcaggggagctcACAGTTTACTAGCTACTGGGGTAGGACAGGCATCATAATTTGACAGAAATATCTGACATTGCCCTACTAATGAACCCAGGAGTTCATGCCTTTTCTTAAAACATGATCCTCTCTCCAAAGAGATCTGACCAGCCACATACTGAGTGCTGTCTTCCTTATTCTAACTGCCTGAACAGGACCCCTGTGGCAAGCAAGCAAGGCAGGAAAGAACAACAGGCTGACTGCCATTCACGGCTGATGCTGATCTCCAGCCTCTCAAAAGAACTACTCTGGACCTTTCCAGTTCTTCTAGAAATCTGTACCAATTACTGTGCACAGGGCACAAAGAGCACCCAGCCTCAGTGTGCCCTCTCCTAGGGCAGCTATGGAGGCACTGTGGTCTACTCACCACTTCATCCCCAAAGTCCCCATTGAAGCGGAGGGAGCCAGTCAGGTACTGGCTCTCCAGGCGACTCCTCAGCTCCTGTACTTGTTTCTTCAAGGTCTCCACTTCCTGCTGATGGCCTGACTCAATCTGACGCAGGCGCTGCTGGATAGTGTCCGTGTACACAGGCATGCCATCATCGTCCAGGTGGCTGCGGGAAGGCTGGTCAGGGCTGCCCGTTGTAGATGGCCTCCCCAAGTGGCTGTGCAGCCACTTGTGGTGCAAGTTCCTCGAGTGTAAGTGGGCAGAGCCGCAGCTTGTAGCAGACAGCTGGCGGCTCAGTGAGTCCTTGCTCTTGCCAGCCTCGCCATTGGTGCAGTGCCCGTTGGGGGTGGCATGCTTCTGGAGAGTGCTAAGCCCTGGGGGCTGCTCTAAAGCCTTATTTTCAGTCTCTGGGGCACCATTGCACACAAGCCCCTCTTTACATTCGGCTAAAGGCAAGGCACAAGGAGAATGTGTTGGGCTGTGGGTGCTGCCAGGGGAAGTCCTATGTACCACAGATGCCACCTGGGGCCTCTCAGCTAGGCTCTTCCCCGAAGGCCGGGGCTCCATGGTCTGAGGAAGCATGTGCTTGTCACTGAACCAGCCACTGTTTACCAGGCAAGGTGTATGATGGCCTTCGGGCCCACTTTCTGACTTGACTTGATCTTCTGTTAACATGTCCATTGAACTGTCTGTATTTGGTCCTCTGGCCTCAAATGGGACTTGGGAGGGCAGCAGAGAACTTGACTGTGAGGTACCATAGCCATCTTTTGCATCTACTGGGACTGGAAGAAAAGCTTCCTCCCTACCCTCTGTGGTAGCTCCTATTTGGGGCTGTTCCATAGGGACCTCCTGGGCATCCTCTCGCTCGAGGGACTCCGGGAGAAAACTGGGGAGAACACTGTGCCTACCCTGCTGCTCAGGAATATCCTGGGAGAACACAGAAAGGCCAGTGTCTAGACGGTTCACCAGAGCAGCATCACCCAGTTCTGGTTCTTGAGGAAAGATAATTGGTGAGCCCTCGAGGGTCTTTGCCCTGATCTGCTTTTCTAAGACAGCCTCCTCTTCGACCTCCTGCATCTCAATGCTCCCCCTATGGGGAGGTTCCTCTACCCCACTCTCCTCTTTGGTGGCCTCTTGCAAAAtgttctccatctgcccctcagCCACTCCAGCCGCGACAGACAGCTCAGCACCGCCCAGCACTTTGGTGGGCTTTCCCAGGCTGTCAGGATCGAGAGGCTCCTCCCCAGGACCAGCTAGGCTGCTCAGTTCCAGTGAGCGCCGGTGCTCCTGCCACTTCTCGTTCAGACTTGGGTCACTGCTGCGCCGGCTGGCCAGAGGCACTGTGTTGTCACAAGCTGTAGTCAGATTGTCAAATGATCTAGTCTTTGGTAGCCTAAACAAAAGGAGTTTGAGGGAAATGAGAATCTGAGGCTGTTCAGAGGAAAGTAGCAGACAACTGGTTTTAACAGGCAGTTGTTTCATAACTGGGTCCACTGTAGCTCCTCAAGGAGCCATGGCATCTCCCAAGTGTGGCTCAGACTGACAGGCAAAAAGCCCCAGGATTGGCCCTTCTTCTAGTCTGCAAATCTCCTCTCAACCTACCCGActagccccaccccaccccaccccgtgtccctacaaataaacaaatagcaaatgctgtatttaaaaaaacatcatGATACTGCTCTGTTTCTCCACTAGTGGCAAAGGAAAGTAGCACTGCTGGTTTTctattacaatattttaaattaacatgttgTTTAGCAGtctgaattcagtaaagtggcaaaGCCAAACTTTGTATCATCTGACAGCATTTGCCTTTCAACCCCAACAAGACAAATGACAGCAGAAAGGCAAGAGCACAGAGCAGTGGCTGAAACTCAAGCCAGAGGGTCACAAGGAACCTAGAGGTTTGCACATTAACTGAGAAATGGCTTGTTGCATGCAGCCGAGCAATACAGTGACAGGGCCCAGTGCCCTTCAGGAAATGAGACTCTCATGGCCTCAAAGCCTGAAACCCTTATAACCTGCCCTGAGAAAACTTCAGAGATCTAGGTGAGACATGTGGAGCTGGACGCCATGATCTCTGACCATGCCTGTGTGTGCACAACACAGAAGTACACCCATGAGGGATTGGAGGCTCAGCATCAAACCCGGGCTCACCGGCTCAGGGGCGGATCATCAGGGCTGGTGCCGGGGGCTGGGTACGGTGCACAGCTGTCGTCCACGGGGGTGGATGGGGATGGACAGGGCAGGTACACTGCACTCCACAGCATCAGGTTACGCACGTGACACACAGGGTACAGCACCTGACAGGAAAGCAGAGGGGATACAGGTTTAAACAAATCCAGAAATGAGGGTCAAAAAGTCACCAAGCTGTAATCCAAAAGGTGTGTACCAGCTGCATTTCCCACCTGAGGGCCTCCTGTAGGCATGAAAatctaaaggatttttaaaaatctatttctcatTAATTACTTCTTAGGTCCCCTTTATTGAATGACCTACTTTCATATCAGCTTGGTTTTAGTTGCTTTTACTACATATGAAAGTGAGTCATTTCACTAAATGGAACTATGTTTCCTTGCACAAAAACGGTGGCTTCCGAAAACACCATCAAACCTGTTGTATAGGATCACTTAAATTAATTATGGGAAAAGAAGGGAATTTTCTTCCTATACTGTGACTTCCCCAGCAGGCAcagtgaagaaaagagagaagcagttaGTGTAAATCTTTCCTTTGACTACTTAAATGTAGTGAGAAGCATGTTAACAGTCTAGTGAAGCAATACAACCTCTCATGAAGCTTCCTTTTGACTTCTTTAGATTTAAGATGCATTCTGACAAAAGGAATATCACCATGTATCAACACAGATGTGTGTGCCTCCTTTCCTCTGCTTAACTGAAGGTGCTCCTTTGCAGAAAAAAGTCTACCAGCTCTCCATGTGAGCAGAAAATCACATGGACACACATGCTAGTGTCAAACACACTTCTGCTCTCAGAGACAGGAGCTGCAGTGCGTATCATCACCTGATGGCACTGGAATGGTGCCAGGGGCCTGGTGGCAGCTCCTAAGCTATCATGGGCACCCAGGGGACAACTAGGTTCCCCTTCCATTTGTTAGACCGAACATGTCAAGAGTGAGTTAAGCTCTAAAAGAGGTGTCAAAAAAGATTCATGTCTGGAGTGGCAAAACAGAGATGGGTATTAAATCAAACCACCCTAAGCAAAAAGGGGTTAGAAGCAGATCAGAGCAGCACCAGGAAACAAGCCTTCCTCGGGAcagatggaagaaacagagaaaacaagttTGCTTGAGAAAACAGAGATGCCTCTTAGAAAACAGTCACTACCGAAAATGGCTCCCATATGTCACCACCCCCAAATTCCTTCTGCTGATCAGAGAGGAAAGGCTGAAGGATACATACGGCTTCCGACTGAGAGGAATACAGTAGGTTTTTGAAAGCCTTGTTGCCTGCCCGAAGCAACGACCACACAGAACACGTCCGCTCCTGAGTatgcttttcccctctctccttggCATTGTTGCACAGGAATGTTCCAAACAGGCAGGAATAGGTATGTTGCACCAGTTTCACCTATGGGAGTCCAAAATCAAGCAACAGGGTATATGTCTCTGGGGGAAGGGTAGCCCCGCTGAGCCCCCATTCCCCAACATCCCTGAGAGCACCTCAGAATTCACACTCCGTAAGGATGGGGAAACCAAGGAAGCCACGGAAGAGCTGCCTCCTCGTACCACCAACCCCAACCACTAGCATTCCTGATTCAAAAGAGCAAAGACAGATCGCTGGCACCCCACTCCTCTTGGCCTCCCTGCAACCAGTTTGAGAAGTCCCGAGTTAATAGCCACACTCCAGAGCGACAGATCATTATCACTCGGGTACAAGAGCAGGTCAGTGTGCAACACAAGTCTGAACTGAAAGCACATTTCTAAACAGCTTTTCACTCAACAAATCATCCTGAGCATCTGACACACCCCAGACATTTCTAGGGGTACTGGGTAGGTGACGACTCTCAGAAAGCTCTCCTGCCCTGAAAGAGCTGATTCTAACTGTGGGGGAGAGGTGACCACTGCTGTGGACCACAGTAAGGCAGGGTGAGAGGGATAGGGCACACACAGGGCAGCAGGAGAAAGAAGTGAGAGAGCAAGTTAAGAGGGTATCTGAGGGGGAAATGCTCCAAGCAGAGGCCAACAGCCAGCAGCCAGCACAAAGGTGTTGAGGTGAGCGCATGGTTGCAATTTCTAAGAACAGAAGGCGGCCAGTGTCACTGAAAGACACTGCACAAGGAGGGCAATGGCAGGAAATGAATCTAGAGAGGTAAGCTCTAGGACAGCTCTGCAGGCCATTTTAAGGACTGGCTTTTACtgtgtgaaatggaaataattggaGGTTCTTGAGCAGAGGAATGACATGGTCTCAGTTATGTTTTAGAAGGACTGCCCCTAGATCCCTCTAGGAGCCAATCAGTTAAGCagccggctcttgattttggctcaggtcatagtgtcaggtggtaagatcaagccccacatcaggctctgtgctcagcaggggatctgcttcagattctctccctctctctgcccctccccctgcttgtgtgctttctctaaaataaatgaatggataaatctttaaaataaagaaaaaagaaagatccctCTAGTTGCTGGGTTGACTCTCCAGAATTAAGGCAGGAGATGGTGATAACTTTGGACCAGTGTAGGAATAGTAGAGACAGCAAGAAGTAATCAGGTTTTAGATAAATTTTGGAAGCAAAGCTGCAGATCTGCTGACAGACTGAACATGGAGTAtgaaagggggaggaggagagttGGGCAGGCCATATGAGTTTCTGCCCGAAGTAAATGGAAGGACTGAGTTGCCCCCTGATGGGGGCGAAGACTTCTGGAAGATCAGATTTTGGGTGGGAAGATGTGGAACTCAAGAACCAAGCTTTGAACAGGTTAAGTGTGAAATACCATTAAGACATCCATGTGAAGATACTGAGCAGTCACAGTTGGGTATGCGAGTCTGGAGTTAACAGTGGagagatctgagctgaagacataATTATAAATGTAGGAATCATGGATAGCAATCAGAGCCATCGAGGCTGGAGGAAATCCCCAGAGAGGCAGTGAGATACAGAAGCACCTTTGCGACTGAGTGCTGGAGCATTCCAACATTCAGTACTGGGAAGATATGAAGGAACTAGCACAGGAGACAAAAAGGACCAGCTAGTGAGGCAGAGAAGAAATAAGGCAGTTTGTACTGGCAGTCAACTGAAGAAAGGGTTTCAAGAAAGGTGTTACTAAAACAGTGCCAAAGAGTAAACTGAAGAGAGTCAAAGAAACGAAACTCCAggtataaaataagtcagtcctggagatgtaatgtacagGATGGTGAATATAGTTAATACTCTACTGCGTATCTGAAAATTGCTAAGAGtaggtcttaaaagttctcacaagaaaaaaaatttgtgtggCAATGGATGTTAATTATTGTGAGtatttcacaatatacacaaatatagaattatgttatatacctgaaactagtattatattgtcaattatacctgaatttaaaaacaaacaaacaaacttcttagcaagatgaagacagagagctGATCACTGGATTAGCAACATGAAAGCCACAGCTCTGCTAAAGTGGTTGGGGGAACACCTGAACCTGACTGGGTTtaagagaatgggaaaaaaggaaTTTGAGACAGTAAATGCAGAAGACTTGAGCTCTGCTGTGAAGAAATGAGATACAGGAAATAATTAATAGCTGGCAAGAGATGCAAAGCTGAGAAAGGGTTTTCAGGGGATGGGAGGTACTACGCCACGTCTGAGTACTAACGGCAACGATGTGGTAGAGAGGGAAATACGCCAATGCAAAATGCAGAGGAGAGAAATGCTGGCACCATGCAGCTGAGGAGAGGACAAGCAATGGAAGGCAGTGCAGCAGTGGATGGAGAGGCTGGAAGAGGGCAAAGATAGTGAGTCCTCTGTCAAAGGAAAGGGTGCAGTGAGTGTGGGACACAAGCCAGGGTCCAGGGTGGGGGGAACGGGACAGTAAGGAGATTGGCAGATGGACTGGAGGGAGCCGAGGatattctattatttctcttttatttttaaaaatctctacacccatcgggaggctcgaacttacaacccagag
This DNA window, taken from Mustela erminea isolate mMusErm1 chromosome 13, mMusErm1.Pri, whole genome shotgun sequence, encodes the following:
- the MTMR3 gene encoding myotubularin-related protein 3 isoform X7, whose translation is MDEETRHSLECIQANQIFPRKQLIREDENLQVPFLELHGESTEYVGRAEDAIIALSNYRLHIKFKESLVNTASQSAASEIPVPLQLIESVECRDIFQLHLTCKDCKVIRCQFSTFEQCQEWLKRLNNAIRPPAKIEDLFSFAYHAWCMEVYASEKEQHGDLCRPGEHVTSRFKNEVERMGFDMNNAWRISNINEKYKLCGSYPQELIVPAWITDKELESVASFRSWKRIPAVVYRHQSNGAVIARCGQPEVSWWGWRNADDEHLVQSVAKACASDSRSSGSKLSTRNSSRDFPNAGDLSDVEFDSSLSNASGADSLAIQPQKLLILDARSYAAAVANRAKGGGCECPEYYPNCEVVFMGMANIHSIRRSFQSLRLLCTQMPDPGNWLSALESTKWLHHLSVLLKSALLVVHAVDRDQRPVLAHCSDGWDRTPQIVALAKLLLDPYYRTIEGFQVLVEMEWLDFGHKFADRCGHGENSDDLNERCPVFLQWLDCVHQLQRQFPCSFEFNEAFLVKLVQHTYSCLFGTFLCNNAKERGEKHTQERTCSVWSLLRAGNKAFKNLLYSSQSEAVLYPVCHVRNLMLWSAVYLPCPSPSTPVDDSCAPYPAPGTSPDDPPLSRLPKTRSFDNLTTACDNTVPLASRRSSDPSLNEKWQEHRRSLELSSLAGPGEEPLDPDSLGKPTKVLGGAELSVAAGVAEGQMENILQEATKEESGVEEPPHRGSIEMQEVEEEAVLEKQIRAKTLEGSPIIFPQEPELGDAALVNRLDTGLSVFSQDIPEQQGRHSVLPSFLPESLEREDAQEVPMEQPQIGATTEGREEAFLPVPVDAKDGYGTSQSSSLLPSQVPFEARGPNTDSSMDMLTEDQVKSESGPEGHHTPCLVNSGWFSDKHMLPQTMEPRPSGKSLAERPQVASVVHRTSPGSTHSPTHSPCALPLAECKEGLVCNGAPETENKALEQPPGLSTLQKHATPNGHCTNGEAGKSKDSLSRQLSATSCGSAHLHSRNLHHKWLHSHLGRPSTTGSPDQPSRSHLDDDGMPVYTDTIQQRLRQIESGHQQEVETLKKQVQELRSRLESQYLTGSLRFNGDFGDEVMTRWLPDHLAAHCYACDSAFWLASRKHHCRNCGNVFCSSCCNQKVPVPSQQLFEPSRVCKSCYSSLHPTSSSIDLELDKPIAATSN
- the MTMR3 gene encoding myotubularin-related protein 3 isoform X6; this encodes MDEETRHSLECIQANQIFPRKQLIREDENLQVPFLELHGESTEYVGRAEDAIIALSNYRLHIKFKESLVNTASQSAASEIPVPLQLIESVECRDIFQLHLTCKDCKVIRCQFSTFEQCQEWLKRLNNAIRPPAKIEDLFSFAYHAWCMEVYASEKEQHGDLCRPGEHVTSRFKNEVERMGFDMNNAWRISNINEKYKLCGSYPQELIVPAWITDKELESVASFRSWKRIPAVVYRHQSNGAVIARCGQPEVSWWGWRNADDEHLVQSVAKACASDSRSSGSKLSTRNSSRDFPNAGDLSDVEFDSSLSNASGADSLAIQPQKLLILDARSYAAAVANRAKGGGCECPEYYPNCEVVFMGMANIHSIRRSFQSLRLLCTQMPDPGNWLSALESTKWLHHLSVLLKSALLVVHAVDRDQRPVLAHCSDGWDRTPQIVALAKLLLDPYYRTIEGFQVLVEMEWLDFGHKFADRCGHGENSDDLNERCPVFLQWLDCVHQLQRQFPCSFEFNEAFLVKLVQHTYSCLFGTFLCNNAKERGEKHTQERTCSVWSLLRAGNKAFKNLLYSSQSEAVLYPVCHVRNLMLWSAVYLPCPSPSTPVDDSCAPYPAPGTSPDDPPLSRLPKTRSFDNLTTACDNTVPLASRRSSDPSLNEKWQEHRRSLELSSLAGPGEEPLDPDSLGKPTKVLGGAELSVAAGVAEGQMENILQEATKEESGVEEPPHRGSIEMQEVEEEAVLEKQIRAKTLEGSPIIFPQEPELGDAALVNRLDTGLSVFSQDIPEQQGRHSVLPSFLPESLEREDAQEVPMEQPQIGATTEGREEAFLPVPVDAKDGYGTSQSSSLLPSQVPFEARGPNTDSSMDMLTEDQVKSESGPEGHHTPCLVNSGWFSDKHMLPQTMEPRPSGKSLAERPQVASVVHRTSPGSTHSPTHSPCALPLAECKEGLVCNGAPETENKALEQPPGLSTLQKHATPNGHCTNGEAGKSKDSLSRQLSATSCGSAHLHSRNLHHKWLHSHLGRPSTTGSPDQPSRSHLDDDGMPVYTDTIQQRLRQIESGHQQEVETLKKQVQELRSRLESQYLTGSLRFNGDFGDEVMTRWLPDHLAAHCYACDSAFWLASRKHHCRDTDRVDQTWNCGNVFCSSCCNQKVPVPSQQLFEPSRVCKSCYSSLHPTSSSIDLELDKPIAATSN
- the MTMR3 gene encoding myotubularin-related protein 3 isoform X1; translated protein: MDEETRHSLECIQANQIFPRKQLIREDENLQVPFLELHGESTEYVGRAEDAIIALSNYRLHIKFKESLVNTASQSAASEIPVPLQLIESVECRDIFQLHLTCKDCKVIRCQFSTFEQCQEWLKRLNNAIRPPAKIEDLFSFAYHAWCMEVYASEKEQHGDLCRPGEHVTSRFKNEVERMGFDMNNAWRISNINEKYKLCGSYPQELIVPAWITDKELESVASFRSWKRIPAVVYRHQSNGAVIARCGQPEVSWWGWRNADDEHLVQSVAKACASDSRSSGSKLSTRNSSRDFPNAGDLSDVEFDSSLSNASGADSLAIQPQKLLILDARSYAAAVANRAKGGGCECPEYYPNCEVVFMGMANIHSIRRSFQSLRLLCTQMPDPGNWLSALESTKWLHHLSVLLKSALLVVHAVDRDQRPVLAHCSDGWDRTPQIVALAKLLLDPYYRTIEGFQVLVEMEWLDFGHKFADRCGHGENSDDLNERCPVFLQWLDCVHQLQRQFPCSFEFNEAFLVKLVQHTYSCLFGTFLCNNAKERGEKHTQERTCSVWSLLRAGNKAFKNLLYSSQSEAVLYPVCHVRNLMLWSAVYLPCPSPSTPVDDSCAPYPAPGTSPDDPPLSRLPKTRSFDNLTTACDNTVPLASRRSSDPSLNEKWQEHRRSLELSSLAGPGEEPLDPDSLGKPTKVLGGAELSVAAGVAEGQMENILQEATKEESGVEEPPHRGSIEMQEVEEEAVLEKQIRAKTLEGSPIIFPQEPELGDAALVNRLDTGLSVFSQDIPEQQGRHSVLPSFLPESLEREDAQEVPMEQPQIGATTEGREEAFLPVPVDAKDGYGTSQSSSLLPSQVPFEARGPNTDSSMDMLTEDQVKSESGPEGHHTPCLVNSGWFSDKHMLPQTMEPRPSGKSLAERPQVASVVHRTSPGSTHSPTHSPCALPLAECKEGLVCNGAPETENKALEQPPGLSTLQKHATPNGHCTNGEAGKSKDSLSRQLSATSCGSAHLHSRNLHHKWLHSHLGRPSTTGSPDQPSRSHLDDDGMPVYTDTIQQRLRQIESGHQQEVETLKKQVQELRSRLESQYLTGSLRFNGDFGDEVSPSEKGGHAQSTQFQHTDTSIPDSESNLDQNCLSRCSTEIFSEASWEQVDKQDTEMTRWLPDHLAAHCYACDSAFWLASRKHHCRDTDRVDQTWNCGNVFCSSCCNQKVPVPSQQLFEPSRVCKSCYSSLHPTSSSIDLELDKPIAATSN